GACGGATACCCTCAGCGATTGATACAGTTGAACGCTTCAGTTCCAGTACACCGAGTGCGATACCGTTGACGTAAAGCACGATGTCGGGACGTTTGATGTTGTTGCCATAAACGGTTACTTCTTCAGCGATGCTGAAGTCGTTGTTGAGTGGGTTCTCCCAATCAATGAGCCAGACGGTGATATTTTGTTCACTGGCACTCGGTTGGACTTTGATGCCGTAGCGCAATAGATCGTAGACTTCGCGGTTCGCGCCGTAGAGCGTCTGGCTCCCGGCGAGTGTTGCGGCATTGTTTAGCTTGAACAGTACCCTGGAGATAATCTGGTCACTGTGTCCTTGACGTTTCAGCCAATCGGTGAGTTGCGCTTCCTCAATGTTGTTGTTATCCTGACGGTGATGCCAGTCGCCGAGGTAGTTGTAACCGAGTTCCTGTTCAAAGAATGCGATCACGTTTTTCTGTGTGTGTATTTCTTTTTGTCCAATGGTGTTCATGGTAATGGTTATCGGTGCGGGACTGCGTCCCTTTCGGTTATCGGTTTTCGGTAAGAACGTGCGATGAATGCACGTCGCATTTGGGCGAGTACGCCGCAAATCGCACGACTACGAACATGAGGTTAGAAACCGCTCCGGCAATGGGGAGAAGTTACGGCACGCGGCGCGTGCCTACTCCCTTTAAGAGTTGGGAATCGGAGTTCCCTCCTACAAAAGAGGTTTTCAGATGCATAGAAAGACTTGGGCTGCATCTTATACTGCATCTTATACTGCATCTTATACTGCATCTTATACTGCATCTTCTGATTTCAGATTCGCGAGTTCAGCTCTTCCTTTGTCAGTCAATTGGTACTTCTGCCGTGGACTCCTGGGTTTCTCTGGCAGTGTGTATTCGATCATCTGGCTATCCAGAAGGTCTCGAACAACGTTATAGAGTTGACCGGATGCCTTCTTGTGCCCTAATTTCTTGGACAATTCAGATCTTGACAGTGGACCATCAGCAAGTAAGTTTATCACCTTAGATTCAAGATCTCCACGGAGGAACTCTGTCTGCACCTCAATTTGCTCAGAGGGCTTAGCGCGCCAAATCGTTATTTTAAATCCACTGCTATCGGTGAATTCCGGTTCGGATAAGTTAGCATCCCTACATCGATGGATCATGTCTAATGTCCCTGTTCCCATCTCTTCAATATATTGCGTGAGATACAAGGATCGAGCAAGCAACCGGTTGTTGGGCACCGATGGGTGCGTCTCTCGCAGTTGTTCCAAGGTCAAAGAGGGTGGCAGTCTGCCAGGATTCAATATCTCAAGCCGATCCGAGAAGAGCATCACTTGGACACTGGCGTTGCTGGTATAGTCTCGATGTGCTATGGCGTTGACAATCGCTTCAGTCACAACTTCCTTCGGGATTTCGTAGGCGACAGGTGCTTGCACACTTTCTGCGCGTGTTCCTACCG
This genomic interval from Candidatus Poribacteria bacterium contains the following:
- a CDS encoding type I restriction endonuclease subunit R, which produces MNTIGQKEIHTQKNVIAFFEQELGYNYLGDWHHRQDNNNIEEAQLTDWLKRQGHSDQIISRVLFKLNNAATLAGSQTLYGANREVYDLLRYGIKVQPSASEQNITVWLIDWENPLNNDFSIAEEVTVYGNNIKRPDIVLYVNGIALGVLELKRSTVSIAEGIR
- a CDS encoding DUF4062 domain-containing protein, giving the protein EQSDLYVGLFGNDYGSEDTEGISPTEREFDQATLSGVHRLIFVKGTNNDDQHPKMQALIQKAQSGLIRKRFNTSEELVTALYAALVEYLDSKDLVRSEAFDASPCLKALLDDLDTEQMDWFIRTARRAREFPLTEGVSTEELLVHLNLLNNGRPTNAAVLVFGKAPQQFLISSEVKCAHFHGTEVAKPIPSYQVYKGTAFQLVNQAVDFVLSKIALSVGTRAESVQAPVAYEIPKEVVTEAIVNAIAHRDYTSNASVQVMLFSDRLEILNPGRLPPSLTLEQLRETHPSVPNNRLLARSLYLTQYIEEMGTGTLDMIHRCRDANLSEPEFTDSSGFKITIWRAKPSEQIEVQTEFLRGDLESKVINLLADGPLSRSELSKKLGHKKASGQLYNVVRDLLDSQMIEYTLPEKPRSPRQKYQLTDKGRAELANLKSEDAV